A genomic window from Schistocerca americana isolate TAMUIC-IGC-003095 unplaced genomic scaffold, iqSchAmer2.1 HiC_scaffold_51, whole genome shotgun sequence includes:
- the LOC124585877 gene encoding piggyBac transposable element-derived protein 4-like produces MYVVTHNVIFFLEDEIDDSLSSDEDENDVEGVASNPAAVPYPKDSEWTAVDTYRPLPVNTTPRQILVDIDESSSVLDCSKVFLTDSDVNELKRQTNLYASQTIQKKRRGNNLKPHSVLSSWKPVTISEMRRFLGIIFHMCVSKKPKIADHWSTNPVLSCNFCPHVMSRLRFTQILSCLHLVDNSNQKKPGEDGFHPLYKVLPYYNNLKERCIQAYRPSEKVTIDEGICPFRGRVSFRVYMQNKPHKYGLKVYAVAEASSGYVVNFEVYAGKHIVDNSSSAVILRLLSDSSLLNKGHTVYLDRFYSSPELFQQLAEKGTGAVGTVNKSRKGLPKDLVSAKLKKGEMSFRRKDNVLAMKWKDKRDVYTLSTRHQATFGTHTKRNGSVVLKPLQVLDYNLNKIGVDIGDQRLQYNPFQHRTVKWWRKLYFHLLLMGVSNAFWLYNAVHRKKITITDFITVLAVQLVEDDTLEFIPRNEGTVGRLTKRHFLQHIPATTKKYAARVCHVCSSRSKKQSGKASRKETRYECEQCGVALCLEPCFKIFHTKKQYDSV; encoded by the coding sequence atgtatgtagttacacataatgtgatattctttttagaagacgagattgatgacagtttgtcttcagatgaagacgagaatgatgttgaaggtgttgcttcaaatccagcagctgtgccgtatccgaaagacagtgagtggactgcagttgacacctaccgacctctgcctgtcaacacgacacccaggcagatactagtggatattgatgagtcgagttctgtactggattgcagtaaagtgttccttactgacagtgacgtaaatgaactcaagagacagacaaatttgtatgcatcacagacaatacagaagaaaagaagaggaaataatctgaagccccattcagttttgagttcgtggaagccagtgactataagtgagatgaggcgtttcttgggtattattttccacatgtgtgtttcgaaaaagcccaaaattgcggaccattggagcactaatcctgttcttagttgtaacttttgtccccatgtcatgagccgtttgcgtttcactcagatactgtcatgcttgcatcttgttgacaattcaaatcagaaaaaaccaggcgaagatggatttcatccactttacaaagttttgccatattataataatttgaaggagcgatgtatccaggcatatcgtccctcagaaaaagtgacaattgatgaaggaatttgcccatttcgaggtcgtgtgagtttccgtgtttacatgcaaaataagcctcataagtatggactgaaagtatatgctgttgctgaagccagtagtggctatgttgtaaattttgaagtttatgctggtaagcatattgttgacaattcttcgtctgcggttattttgcgattgttgtctgacagcagcttgctgaacaaaggccacactgtgtatttagatcgattttattccagtccagagctatttcagcaactggcagagaaaggcactggagctgttggtactgtgaacaaatccaggaaaggattgcctaaagatttagtatctgctaagctgaaaaagggcgaaatgtcttttcggcgtaaagataatgtattggcaatgaagtggaaagataagagagatgtgtatacattgtctacaaggcatcaagcaacatttggtacgcatactaagagaaatgggtctgtagtattgaaaccacttcaggtacttgattacaacctcaataaaattggagtggatattggagaccaacgcctgcagtacaatccgttccagcacagaactgtgaaatggtggcgaaaattatatttccatttgctgcttatgggagtatcaaatgcattttggctgtacaatgcagtgcacaggaagaaaattacaataacagactttataacagtgcttgcagttcagcttgttgaagacgacacacttgaattcattccaagaaatgaaggaactgtaggtcggctaacaaagagacattttttgcagcacatacctgcaactactaagaagtatgctgctcgtgtgtgtcacgtgtgcagttccaggagcaagaaacagagtggcaaggcttctcgcaaagagacacgatacgaatgtgaacagtgtggcgttgcactctgcctggaaccttgctttaaaattttccacactaaaaaacaatatgattctgtgtga